From Micropterus dolomieu isolate WLL.071019.BEF.003 ecotype Adirondacks linkage group LG06, ASM2129224v1, whole genome shotgun sequence:
TGCagataaaatgtcttttaaaagaGCGTTCACTGACACCAAATTATTTTCcatgagaaaaatatttttagcaACATATTTAGTAAGCCCCAGAAACCACTAGAGGGAGCTGCAGCAGATAGGGTACTGTGTTTTGATGAAATTGATGACATCAGTTGTTAAATGTCCTGTTATGGACAATTGATATTTAGTGTGTTCTGGTTTGAATTTAGGAGCTGGACATGAAAAGTGAAAATCAGTTATCTGGCAGCTGTGAGAATCTGTTTCACACCACCGTCTTGAAGGTACTAAattcttgaaaaaaaacaaactctagTGCTCAATTTTTCTGTCTCACCATGGCTGCTGTTGTCATGTCAACATGAAGTGAAACCGGATCACAGAGGTCAGATTGTATGAGTTGATGATATCTTTGTGTTTGTCCTGTTGTGCATTGTATTTAGctagaaaattaaataaaaaacaaaaataattaaaagcaataaataaaatacattaaactaGACCAgactaaaattaaaatatgccAATCCTCTGCCATCACTTTTGCGCAAGTGTTTGCATTATCTATCACTACAGTTTACATGTCATAAATACTCTGGATGAATTTGGTCCAGACAAATTTAAAAACCTAGTGACGGTGTGAGCTGATTCTCTGGTTAGAATAATTTTTCTGAATGTATTcaaaaatctgtatttttagGAGAAAAAAGGAGGCCTGGCTGGCATCTTCAAAAGATCAGTCAGCACTGACAACCTGTTTGACGAGGTCAGTGTCCGCCCAGCGTACACTCACAGCAGCATCCTCACATTGTTACACATGACAATAACTTTGACAAAAATAAGGTTGCAGAGTCACTGGGTTACCTAGAGAATCTACACCTTTTTTTATGGTGTGCTGAAGTGAACCCAGCTCCTGTCTGAAAGGTAGAAAATAAATAGTCTGCATGCTTTGAAATATGGTCGTCATGTAAAGAGCAATTTGAGGTAGCTGGCTAAACCACAAACCCAACTGTtctgtctatctttcttttGCACTCCAAtcgggaaaaaataaataacaaaatgctGTGTTAACAACCGTAACAACCGTCTCTCTtctctcatttgcattttcactGGTCAGGAGAAAGGTGGGCTGTTCAGTGGACTTCTCAAGAAGACACCCAAAGCATCTGGAGATGAGGCAGCTGCAGAGGTGAGCATGTGTGACCGGTTGCACCGCTGGCATAAGTGTCTGTGGTGACAGTGTTTGTGCACATTAATATACTGTTCGTCTTTTTTCAGGACAAGGACGACAAACTGTCAGCAAGTAACAACAGTCTGTTTGAAAACAGCAACACCAAGGTACTGTCttgagaaatgtttgtttttggatGTAAGCactataaaatttaaaaaaatgtttattttaatacacatgtaaaaacacactaGAATAGTATAAGCTTGTTTATTTTGGTATTTTCGGCCTCTAGTTAATGTAGTTACATTTCAATATGCTAGTTTTTtgaatttttcttttaactatGAACCATTACAAATACTCCTGATGTAATTTTTACAGTCActataatgtttgttttcaggagaaaagtatttttagttgcatgtttaaaaagaaaacagcagaggGGAGTACAATAGATGAGGTCCAGTAATGACCCTTTCATATAAGGTTTACATTGTCCtatacattaaattacaacacattgtatttttgtgctagtctttttaatatattttttctttttcaggaatTAAACACAGATGAGGACAAGTTATCTGCCAGTTGGGAAAATCTTTTAGACGCAACCACATCAAAGGTACAACTGTTGTCCGACGATCACAGTCTCAGCCTGTTTATCTCTGTTACACCATTGATTATTGACTGTTATAGTCTGGATGTTTCATATGTTGCAGGAGAAGACCGGAGGACTAGCAGGGATCTTCAAAAAGTCTCCCAAACCAGCTCTGCGCGCAATCGTTACTAAGGTGACCAAATTAACTTCTGTATGGTTGCTGGTTGTCTACAAAAGGtgtcatttacttttttaagcTAATCATATTGTGGTAAATTCATCAAAAATAACCTtaaaaaagtttaaacaaattcccaacaaaatgttaaagttcctttttattttccagGATCCTCTCAGTGACACAAGGAAACTGTCTACCAGCTGCGACAGCCTCACAGAAACTGCACAggtaaaaatagatttttttaatgcTATTTACATGgacttatttttacttttaaacatcTGAGTAGGTTTTTGACCCCGTGTTGAACTTTGTTACCTGCTTTTGAAAGGGTTCCCCAACAACCTCACCCGAGAGTTTCAGGGATTTATAACTTATTCTAACACTGAAATTTTAAAGTAAGTgaattcctgttttgttttttgtttttatttgaaaggATGATTTTGGTGAATTGTCGACCATTAATAATACACTTTCTGAAGCCACAAGCACCACAAAGGTGAGTCTTGTTGAGTGTACTGACGACAAAGACAGCAAAACatataaaactaaaaactgtCGAATATCATAACATGCAAATCAAATcagtaaatatgtttttatatatattcagAGCATCTTTAGTTGCTTCTTTGACAATCTCAAATATACAGATTGGAAATGATTAAATAGCTACAAATCTCTCCTATATGACTTCTGTTACTCCTATTAGAGCTATTGTTCCAACTACTACTGATTGCACAACTTGtacatatacaatataaatacatttcatgtCTCTCAGTACTGATAATATTGTACATGATGTTCAACTGTTTGGGTGTCCTCCTAAAAATCCCAGCGAATACTCCTTTTTCATCCTGTTAAAAAATCAAACATGAAGCATCAATTTGAgtcacaaaacaaatgaaaattgaaaaaaacgACTAATAtagaatgaattaataaaaaccATTATAACACTAATGATAGGTTACATGAGAAGAGTTGGCATTGCGAGTGAGTTAGATCGTCCCTCTAAACTGGATCAAGTGTTTGTACAGGTTTTAAGCAATTATCTCTGCTATCTTCACTGTTGAAAGAAGTATCCAGATCCTTAACTTAATTATAAATACAGCTACCACGCTGTAAAAAGACTCCACTAcaggtaaaagtcctgcattcgaAACTTACTTAAAGATATAATATTTAACTGTTctgcatgggtattgcacaggtcagctggccacaataaaaggcttcttcaaaatgtgcagttccatcacacagcacaatgcgaCAGATGTTGCAGTTTTTGAGGGAACGTGCATATTGGCATGCTGAcagcaggaatgtccaccagccAGTTGAATGTTCATAAGccatctccaaaggcgtttcagagactttggcagtacatccaacacAACCGCAAACCACATGTacccacaccagcccaggacctccacatcatTACATTTTCACCAACTACGTTGTTAAtgttttgatgtgagagacccttAGTGGCAGAAATTATACACTTGGCATTTAAGTAAAAGTTTGGGAGTATTATCGGCAAAACTGTACGTATAGTTTCAAAAGTTAAAGTATTCATTTTGCAGTAAATTGGTCCCTGacagtgttttacttttataactaatgtttctggattaattaCTGCTCCATTAATGTGAATGCtccattttactgctgtagatgtttaaggttttgttaattttaactactttatatgctGTTTGAAATCTATAGCAAATCCTTCATATTATATATGATCATCATAAATCCTTTGAAAACCATGTACTATATGTCTTAAAAGTCAGCCCTGTTTTCAGTTTGGTTTCCAACTGATCCGAAAAGGGGTTAAATCGTTTATTTAGTTTAAGAAGTAGGAAAATTTTCTCACCGTAAGGTTAATCCTTCAGTTCATCAGAAAAATTCAAATTCAGAATATCCAGATTTGGAGATGCAtagttttcactggacaggaagggCGTGGAAAATTGTAATCTGGTgtagtggagaaaaaaataaaatacttgctTCTGAGATGTagtgtagtagaagtataacattacataaaatggaagtactcaagtaaagtacaagtacctcaaatttgcaCTTacgtacagtacttgagtaaatgtagttaCACCACTGCTGGTTACCTCTATCTTCATTCGCAGGAAAGTGAGGACATGGAGGCACCAGAAGGAGGCGGGCTGAGAGGCAGGAGAACCATTAAGAAAAAAAGACGAGTGAGTTGttaattttacagaaacaacCAGAGACCGGACAGAAAGTAGCATGAGCAAGAACCAAAATGTAGTTCAACAGCTAGACCACTAGGTGTTTTAGGTTACTGTGTACTGTATCCACAcaggatattttattttttcctcttgCTTCTTCAGTTTGATGTTAAAGTCCTTTCCTCATTAAAAAacccctcctttcctcttgttttgtttaaatgttctcAGGTTGTGTCGTTCCGAATCAAGAAAACACTTCCCAAAATACCCAAGCTTAGTCTCACTTCACAGGTCTGTACTGATCTTAGTTACATTACCAGAGACAGGTCTGaaacttaaaataaagtttacttacaAGTACCTTAGTGGGACAGGATCAGTCCAAGAGGTTATTAGAAGTTGTCCAGGGCCATTGATTGTTCTGTCTCTACAAAAAtgctttttcctctttttaatttgtatttccTTTACTTGTTTACTGGTTTTGTAATTATGGAGTTAATGACATTGTAAATCTTTTCCTCCATAGGGTTCAGACAAGATGCCTTTTTTTGAGGAGACCTTTGAGCTGCAAGAGCTGAACCCAGCACTGGTTAGCATGATGGTATTATCAAACAGAAATTCTGAAGATTCACACGTCCAATCAAGACTCTAACCAAGCCTTAATCATAACTATAtctatttaatattaatattgttatttatgAACATTTTatgcagtgtatatatatatattagatttttttatatatgtatgtgtgtatataaatatttacactcacacatacagtacacagcaTAAATGAGTACACCACATTGAAAATTAAGACCCTATGTTTTAGGTCATTATTGTGTTGAAAGATAGCACAGCGGCCTAGAGCACAGAGTGATGGTTGCATCTTCCATTTGAGTATTTTGCAGTGGATGTGTGAATTCACGATTCCATCTATGACATGCAACACCTGCAGCACACATGTAACTCCACACAAGAAcactgccaccaccatgctatACAACATTTTTCATTGCTAATATACTTAGAGCCTTGACCTTTTTTGTGCAAAGAAATGATTTTCTTTCTCAGATCTTCTGACATTTCTTTTCCATGTGGTGCCAtttttgttgtggtgtttgttttccaGGAGAGCACAGTAGAGGTCCAGCCTATGGAGATGGCAGCTTACCCTACTGAAGACACCCCCCTTGAATCTGAGCAGGTATGTTTTAATGTGCTTTCACTCCTGTAGTTCAGTTCATTTGATCCAGACCAAGAGACAATGTTAGTTGTTGCATTTTACTTCTGGTCCAGtttgtgttcacactgacttttcacaaaaaaacaaaaaggagtaAGCATGAAGTtaaacagactgacaggtaactCTCTGATTGGACAGTTTGGGTGATATTATcgtacaaatacatacacacatcaaATGTCATCTGGACCAGTGACTACAGTCTATGGTACATACACAGGAAGGAAGCAATGTagaacaacaataacaaaaaagcaacataaaagccgtccatacaaaaacaaaaacagattgtCTCTTTCCCTTTTTAGATCCCATAGTCCAGGTTCATCCACCGTTGTCCGTGTCAACTTTGACCTAGCCTTAGTCCAAGTGTGGGTGAAAATAAGGCCAAGAAATAACCAGGCCAAGATATTAAGTAATTTTCTACAAGGAGATAGTCCACGAGTGCACTCTAAATGTTCAGAACTGATTGATCTTTACCTTTAAGCACAGAACTGATTCTCTGATGTGGTAATACATTAAAGATCTCTTTGTACCACAAAGTAACAGTAGGAGGGGattccttgttctgttttacaacATGATAATACTTTTAAACCTGGTGcctattttcacacattttggaGCCGAAAGGACTAGTAGTCACAAAATCGGTTCATTTTGCATATGGCTTCTTAAGGTACTTCTGAAAAAGCCATAGGGGAAACATGTTGTTCAGTTAATTTATAGTAAAGTCATTTCAGTGTGCAGTggcttgtttttaatttttcattgcTAAATCCTGCGATCTACCGGCATCTGACTGTTGTTACTGTGCATGGGGTATTTCTTTGTTATAGAATATATACATTTGTATAAATATACAGGTATATATAAcatgtaatatacagtatataccttatacagatcaattataagattgCTTCCAAAACAGTTCAGGACTAGCAAATGGATTCATTAGTAATTCAGCTTTTGAAATCATGCTGAAATCACATCTCTACTTTGAAAAAGTCCTGTGGTGGACccgtttgctttcacaccacaaatGAACCGCGTAAGAGTCCGCTTGGAGGGACAACAACCGGACCGAGCCAGCTTGAAAAGGATGGTCTTGGTCCGCACAAGAGTTTGACCGACAACTCTCATGGCAGTTTAAACAAACAGGATAGGTGTGATACTGTTAGGACActttagtgtttgtgtgttttagcttATAAGCAACCGATACTGGAGGTTGTCTTTTTATTGACGAAGCTCTCTGTTTTCAGGAAATTGATGAGTTGATGGAGTGGTGGAACACCGTCAGAGGTTAGGATGCCCGTGTTTACATTTAATCTGTTTGTTGTTCTGCTCCACCAGGAGAATTACCACTGAAGCCAGAGACAGTGTGGAAATCACAGCGCAccttaccacacacacacacaccagcatttttacttttactttaaaagtcatttaaaatataaaagaaatcaGCACTAAAAACTAGAAACAAAACACTGTTCTAAGTATTTGCTCTAAATactagaaaatatatatttgcaaTATTTCTGCTGCCATTTTCCAGGTTGGACAGACTGGAACGAGTCCTCCAATTTCCAGGAAGGCAATGAGGAAATGTGAGTatagtttcttttctttaataacTTTTTATTCAGATTACCCATATTATTTTGGCATTCTGAGGACATTTTTTAGAGCAGAATTATTGTTGGATTTATATTTCCTTGTCCAGGGTATCTGCAGGTCTTGAACGTCTTTAAAAGCATTGAATTTAGTTTCCTCCAAAAAAGACCTAAGAAGAAATTTGCCTCTCATAGGCATGAATGTTAGTCGTAAGATGGTTTGTAATTGAATGCAGGCTGTTGAGATGCGTAATACACGTATAAATTAGAAGTGCAATTATTGTGGAGACTGTTTATTCCTTAATGTGGAGTTTCAGTCAGCACCATCAGACGTGTAGCTACAGAAGCTAGGAAGCTCATCGACTCATAATGGGCAAATGTTAATtttagcaaaaataaaaattacttatttaacttgaatgaatgaatgaatttttaATTGGttagtccatccatccattttctgttGATAAGCCAGCTCCAGGTTATGTTAATGTCATTAATTATATCATTAGGAATTATTGTTATATACTGCTGGGAAGTGATGTAAAAATTTGATAATTTTGGGCCATCATACTgatcaatacatatttaaaagaggtattaaataacattttatgtggttttaaaaaggtcttaaaacacccttaatttaacttaacttaaggCTGCAGAAACCCTTTTGTCCAGCATTTGTCAGAATTAGGGTTCAAATGAAGCCAAGTTTTGCTGCATCATTTGGGACTCATGCATGTGGGAAAGAGCTGTTTCCTAGACATACAAGCATCTAACTTTAACTGTAATAAATACCCAATCTCATGACTTGTAAGCCTTTACTTGTCTCATGTGTCTCTCCAGGGTGATGGAGCAAGTAGCTGATCGTGTCTACATGGCAGCCCGTCTGTTTGTGCATCTTTTCAACCAGCGGGGGGCGTCCTTACAGCATCGAATCCTGGAGCTTTTGGCTCTGGCCGACTCTGCAGATCAGTTTCACAAAAGAACGGTGACAGCTGCTGTGGGTGGAGGGGTGGCCAGTGTCGCAGGCAGCGTGGCAACAATCACAGGGCTCATTCTGGCCCCTTTCACTTTTGGTGCCTCTGTTATTGTCACAGCGGTGGGGATCAGTGTGGCGACAGCGGGGAGCATCACGTCAGCGACAGCCAATATCACAGATACAGTTCACTCCAGCATGGACCGCAAGAAGTTGGAGAAGATGATTCAGAGCTACCAGGAAGAGATCAAAGACATCAGAGAATGTTTGGAGTTCGTAAAGGTGAATCTCACGCAGGCTATGCAGATGTGTCTACAGACTTACTGCTGCTGGTGACATTATAGAGGTCCAGTGGAGAAAGTAATGTAACCACTAACTTTATTTGATTTAGTGAGAGAAGTTCAGACAGGGTTAATAAATGCCGATCACATGTTCACAGAACACAATCTGTCatcttcaaattgtttgttttgtccatcCAACAGTCCAAATGATTAATTtcttataaaatgtattttcatttgaatgtttttagtAAAAAAGGTCAATTTGTATCTAAATTTAGTTCCTGAATTTGTGATAACTAGAGTTAGACCCATAAATTGGCTGGACCAATATATGAGCCAGTATTAGCTAATTGCTTATATATTGTATTAACGAATAAGTCGACCAATGTAATAACAAGAAATGTTTAAgatgatgtagagacagtgttGCACTGTTGTTTTTTCGTTGTCCCACCCAGTAGGTATTTTTGTCATAATTCTtcataaaaacagatttaagtGATCCATATCTTATATCCCTAAAATGTTTGTGCTAAAAAAAGATAATATTGGACAATATTTGTAACTCCTAAGTAACATTTTATATCTTCCTTAAaacttttatgtttatttatgtacttAGTTACTATTTATCGGAAGGTAACTACTTATAAGTTTAGCATGAGAATTGCTCAATTAGCTTAATCGTTAAACCGGCAGGTGTATTTTTGCATtgttagcaagctaactagACACGAAGAACATTGGAACAACAAAATATAAGAACATCAGACTATTAGAAAATGACTTTATCctcagttttaatttaaatcctTCAACCTTAGTGGTGTGGtggtggcgcaatggataagacacatgcttttggtgtgagagacccgggttcaacccCCAAAtgcgtccctgagcaagacatataacccctagttgctccagaggtgtgtgacctctgacatgtacagcaattataagttgctttagataaaagtgtcagctaaatgaataaatgtaaatgtcccTGCAAATGGATTTATTCTTACCCTccttctttgtctttgtgcCACTTGTAGGACAGTATGGATGCCCTGCAGCAGTGGGACTTTGAGGAATACTCAAATAGCGCTGGCAAAAAGGCTCTGAACCGCAGCCTCAAGCATGTGATGAAGGAGGGCGGCCGAGCCGGAAAAGCCCTGATGATCAACACCAATAAGCTCATCAGCACTGTGAAGATTTTAGGCACTGCAGGCGGCGCCGCCAGAGCTGCCAAGGCCATCAGTGTCACCACAGGAGTTATGTCAGCCCTCTTCCTTGCTCTGGATGTTTTCTTCCTTGCCAAAGACTCCCACGAGCTCCGCAAGGGAGCCAAAACTAAATTTGCCTCCAAGATCAGGGACGTATGTAAAGAACTGCAAGACGGCCTCCTGGAGCTGAACAAGGTGAAGACGCAGCTGCAGAAAACCATGGACGGCATCGAAGTGGAGGAGTACGAGGACATTGAGGATGTGGAGGTGGAGGTTGACGACAATTTGGAATCTGATCCAAAGAAGCTGGCTGAGCTGGAGCAGGAGCTGGACCTCCTGGAGGAGAAACTGGACAAGAAAGTCGTGGAGGAGCAGAAAAAGGTGAAGAAGGAAAAGTTCAAAAGtaagaaggagaaaaaagaggagaagagcaTGAAGGAAAAAGACAAGCcagagaaaaaggagaaggaaaCGGGAAGAAAGTATGCtaagaaagagggaaagaaggaAAGTAAGAAGGGAAAAGGTGAGGGAGGAATCAAGGTTGAGTCAAAATTAGACAAGATGtctgatgaggaaaaagagCAGAAAAAGGAGACTGTCAAAGCAGCCGAAGATGAAGTTTTAAAAGAACAATCTCAGAAAGGCAGGATGAAGGACCAAGAAACTGTGAATCGAATTACAGCTGGAAAAGTAATTTATGAGAGCAAGCCAGACAAGGTGAAAGAAGACAACGGTACAAATAAAAAGACGGacgagaaggaaaaagaaattaTGACTGGAAAAGAACACAAGGAAATTAAGAGCAGAACAGGCGATTTAAAACGAGAGGACCGGAGTGCAAACATATATTCTGAGAGGGTcaagacagagagggacagaagtaagagcagcagagaggatgAAAGCGTAATgaatgaagagaaagagacagacactgAGAGTGCAAGGAGACACAGCAGCAGGAGCGACAAAGACAGACCCCACAGGAGTGAAAGAGGAAGCAAACATGGAAATAAAGAAACCAATGAGGAAAGAAGCAACAGGAaagagaggtggaggaagacAGGGGAGGAAAGAGGAGTTAGTGACCAGGGAGCGGAGATGGCAAAAAGTAGAGATGGGAAGAGAGAAAACCAGGAGGGAAGAGAAtctaagaaagagagagggatggaaagcGAAGCTCGTGGAAAAAGCGGCGGGACGAAGATCTCACATCGAAGTCACGACATGGCGACGCAGAGGGAGCTTTCGGAAAGAGAGTGttggagcagcagagaggaatTTGACTCAAAGAGGAGTCACCACAGGAGAGGGACAGCCCCGCATGATGAccggagggagagaggagatgagaaACAAGGGAGCAGGACTAAGAACGCAAGGAGGCTGTATGAGCAAGCAGGGGgtgaggaggaaaggaggaagaggaacgAGGATGGACAGATTCAGAGGAGggacagagaaagaagaggaagtgaCAGAGAGCATGGACACCAGAGCCACCGAGGATACCGAGCACGATCCAACGCGCTGCTGGAAGACGGACTGAATATTTAGTTGTTAAGATATTATCTTTGGcatttcatttcaaacattAACACGCCATTATTAATTCAAGGTTAGGTTTGGATTATTTGAAGTCTGTCTTAAAGTCCAACTGGAATTTAAGAGACAGGTGCGAAGGAGAAGGGCGAGCGGATCACAAGCTGCAAATAAACTCCAGCACACGGTCAGGCAAATGGTTTGTGACAATAAGAAGCCTTCTTAAATAGGGAGTGGCTTTAAGTCTGCAACCAATCACATCCCCAATGTGCAACAGGAaggcataaaacaaaaacaaaattttaagaTACTGCAAATTTACTTCACCGAGCAAAGTTATTTGCATGTGAGATggatgaaacattttaacaagcCATTTGATGACAAAAATTTCCAGTCCACAAAGAAGTAAATAATATTATACATATTAtgaacagctcgtttgtagtccagccgatTCCCTTTCATCCATGTGACGACAtggggatgaaagcaaaatccGCGTCATATAACgttcgccaagcggctagtccgacacgccctcaaaaatagcattggaaaaacactgagttgcagcacacacctctcctctcccttccgaACACTAGCTATCCTCcagacataaagttgttactgtgatgtagagacagcgctcagttaaaactttatggatgaaagatacttttgttacagattaataactcaccactctgaaactcttgctccagttcatgttgccaagctggtaaggggaacacgtacagctgaaccgaagccgtgtttactgactttggctagtagtccttaactaggaactgcttATGTGCAACTttcaacaaagatcatgtagaggcaagatttgtcactccatagctaaaacgaaacgcatagggtgaaaagaggagctgcaccaatgtgcagtatgacaaaaatatggtgttttttgaaaattaaaccatgtaaacctgttctggtacaaccactaaataagattttgaacctgataCCAACTCTTTAACTAATATATGCAGTTAGAAAAGACTAATGAACGGGCTGGTTTACGGACTTtcaaaacactgacaaacaaaaacattgcgTTAACGGGTGGTCACCACTGGTGTGCGACAGAGAGCAGAACCCAGAGTTGATTAAGGTCTACACTACTGCAGTATCATCTAGTGCAGCGGTTCCAAACTAAGGGTACTTGGCACCGCTGCAGTTGCCAAGCtacatgtaaaacatattgAGTAGCTCAGCTAATTTCACACAATAGAAATTACAGGAAAAGTTGTAACACCTGAACTGTACATGAAAACAAGTTGGCAAGTGAGCACAGACGTTTAAATGGTTGAGTGGTTGAAACATACAGCTTCTGAAACCCTAACAACTCGTAACAATACGAATGCAAACTTGAGCGATACTATAATTAACAGTATTTACTAGGAATTTGAAAGGTGAGACtatgaaataaaatttaatttcatcTGACAGGGCTGTGGGAAAATGTTTGGGAATTGTCTAGTAAATTGTTTTTGGAACACAACTTATAGTAGCTTTAAAGTTTACTATGATTAATTTTATGCCCTGTGCTTTGACACCTTTAAGTTACTTACTGAAGTACTGTACTTAGGTCAATTGTTTAGGTGCTTTACTTGAGTAGTACCATACTTCACACTGTACTACATTGTTTTATACCTTTTGTTACTttgtatgtttatattttacCAACAAAATCGACTTGACATCAACTTCTACATAGAATTACAACTACCAAACAGTAAAGTAGT
This genomic window contains:
- the LOC123972255 gene encoding uncharacterized protein LOC123972255 isoform X10: MKSENQLSGSCENLFHTTVLKEKKGGLAGIFKRSVSTDNLFDEEKGGLFSGLLKKTPKASGDEAAAEDKDDKLSASNNSLFENSNTKELNTDEDKLSASWENLLDATTSKEKTGGLAGIFKKSPKPALRAIVTKDPLSDTRKLSTSCDSLTETAQDDFGELSTINNTLSEATSTTKESEDMEAPEGGGLRGRRTIKKKRRVVSFRIKKTLPKIPKLSLTSQGSDKMPFFEETFELQELNPALVSMMESTVEVQPMEMAAYPTEDTPLESEQEIDELMEWWNTVRGWTDWNESSNFQEGNEEMVMEQVADRVYMAARLFVHLFNQRGASLQHRILELLALADSADQFHKRTVTAAVGGGVASVAGSVATITGLILAPFTFGASVIVTAVGISVATAGSITSATANITDTVHSSMDRKKLEKMIQSYQEEIKDIRECLEFVKDSMDALQQWDFEEYSNSAGKKALNRSLKHVMKEGGRAGKALMINTNKLISTVKILGTAGGAARAAKAISVTTGVMSALFLALDVFFLAKDSHELRKGAKTKFASKIRDVCKELQDGLLELNKVKTQLQKTMDGIEVEEYEDIEDVEVEVDDNLESDPKKLAELEQELDLLEEKLDKKVVEEQKKVKKEKFKSKKEKKEEKSMKEKDKPEKKEKETGRKYAKKEGKKESKKGKGEGGIKVESKLDKMSDEEKEQKKETVKAAEDEVLKEQSQKGRMKDQETVNRITAGKVIYESKPDKVKEDNGTNKKTDEKEKEIMTGKEHKEIKSRTGDLKREDRSANIYSERVKTERDRSKSSREDESVMNEEKETDTESARRHSSRSDKDRPHRSERGSKHGNKETNEERSNRKERWRKTGEERGVSDQGAEMAKSRDGKRENQEGRESKKERGMESEARGKSGGTKISHRSHDMATQRELSERECWSSREEFDSKRSHHRRGTAPHDDRRERGDEKQGSRTKNARRLYEQAGGEEERRKRNEDGQIQRRDRERRGSDREHGHQSHRGYRARSNALLEDGLNI
- the LOC123972255 gene encoding titin homolog isoform X6 translates to MEACMMKPEAKRKPKLPKPPPKPAEINGNDTERLEKSTPLVPQRPSDAELTQTQYWMKTTNNEGAESLHSELSASTESLSENKEKGVFFSGLLRKTPKTAREENPSAQKDSPCDDSLSGAANTKEKKGIFNGIFKKTPKPVEAAHPEEEKGGGLFSGLLRKTPKASEEKTESPSREPQKDLSENNTTKEKKGGLAGIFKRSVSTDNLFDEEKGGLFSGLLKKTPKASGDEAAAEDKDDKLSASNNSLFENSNTKELNTDEDKLSASWENLLDATTSKEKTGGLAGIFKKSPKPALRAIVTKDPLSDTRKLSTSCDSLTETAQDDFGELSTINNTLSEATSTTKESEDMEAPEGGGLRGRRTIKKKRRVVSFRIKKTLPKIPKLSLTSQGSDKMPFFEETFELQELNPALVSMMESTVEVQPMEMAAYPTEDTPLESEQEIDELMEWWNTVRGWTDWNESSNFQEGNEEMVMEQVADRVYMAARLFVHLFNQRGASLQHRILELLALADSADQFHKRTVTAAVGGGVASVAGSVATITGLILAPFTFGASVIVTAVGISVATAGSITSATANITDTVHSSMDRKKLEKMIQSYQEEIKDIRECLEFVKDSMDALQQWDFEEYSNSAGKKALNRSLKHVMKEGGRAGKALMINTNKLISTVKILGTAGGAARAAKAISVTTGVMSALFLALDVFFLAKDSHELRKGAKTKFASKIRDVCKELQDGLLELNKVKTQLQKTMDGIEVEEYEDIEDVEVEVDDNLESDPKKLAELEQELDLLEEKLDKKVVEEQKKVKKEKFKSKKEKKEEKSMKEKDKPEKKEKETGRKYAKKEGKKESKKGKGEGGIKVESKLDKMSDEEKEQKKETVKAAEDEVLKEQSQKGRMKDQETVNRITAGKVIYESKPDKVKEDNGTNKKTDEKEKEIMTGKEHKEIKSRTGDLKREDRSANIYSERVKTERDRSKSSREDESVMNEEKETDTESARRHSSRSDKDRPHRSERGSKHGNKETNEERSNRKERWRKTGEERGVSDQGAEMAKSRDGKRENQEGRESKKERGMESEARGKSGGTKISHRSHDMATQRELSERECWSSREEFDSKRSHHRRGTAPHDDRRERGDEKQGSRTKNARRLYEQAGGEEERRKRNEDGQIQRRDRERRGSDREHGHQSHRGYRARSNALLEDGLNI